GCCGACCGGCCCTCCAGGTACTTCTTCACCGCCATCGCGCGGTCCTCGGACAGCTGCTGGTTGGCCTCGGCCGTGCCGGTGTTGTCCGTGTGGCCGTGCACCTCCACCGCCAGCGAGTTGATCGACAGGTTGTCGAACAGCTCCTGCAGCTCGCGCTCGCCCTCGGGCGACAGCTCGGCCGAGCCGGTGCGGAAGGTGATCTTGTAGCCGCGGCGGCCCACCACGCGCGTCACCTTTTCGTTGGTCGGCGTGTAGGTGGGCGCCTCCGCCTTGCCCACCGCCTCGCCCGACGCGCCGGCGCGCTCCGAAGCCAGCCGCAGGTACGACACGTCCAGGATCGAGTCGACCGGCGGGACGCGGGGCACCAGCTTGGGGTACTGCTGCGTCACGATCTTGCCGAACACCGTGTAGGTGGCGCGGAAGCGCGACGTCTCCGGCGAGCTGCCCGGCGCCAGGCCGAAGAGGAGGAGGTTGTCGGCCAGGTTGTTGGCCTTGGAACCGCCCAGCTCCACCGGCTGCCCCGTCTTGTCGGGCTCGGTGACGCCGCGGTAGTACTTCTCCCAGTACGCCGCGTCGGCCCCCTTCTCCTGGTAGATCTCCTGCGAGATCTCGGCGGCGCGGCGCAGCGCGCGCGGGTGCTGCAGCACCTGGTCGCCGCCGGCCATGAAGGCCGAGAGCATCTTGACCACCGTCTCGCGGTTCTGCTGGTTCCACTTGCGGATGCCGATGATGACGTGCGGCATCTGCGACGAGTACTCCTTGGTGGAGACCACCGAGACCAGCCCGCCGCGCCCCTGCGCCGCCGTCACGTCGGCCGGCGTCCAGGTGACGATGCCGTCCACGCACACCCGCTTCGTGTCGCCGGTGAGCTTGCCGTCCTGCACCACCTTGCGGTCCTCGCAGTAGCCCGAGACGTACTTCTCGGCCGCGTCCACGTACGAGGAGGTGTTGATCCAGTTGACCGCCTGCGGATCGTAGGTGGTCTCGTCCGGGTTGTTGGGGATGGCG
The DNA window shown above is from Longimicrobium sp. and carries:
- a CDS encoding OmpA family protein, translating into AIPNNPDETTYDPQAVNWINTSSYVDAAEKYVSGYCEDRKVVQDGKLTGDTKRVCVDGIVTWTPADVTAAQGRGGLVSVVSTKEYSSQMPHVIIGIRKWNQQNRETVVKMLSAFMAGGDQVLQHPRALRRAAEISQEIYQEKGADAAYWEKYYRGVTEPDKTGQPVELGGSKANNLADNLLLFGLAPGSSPETSRFRATYTVFGKIVTQQYPKLVPRVPPVDSILDVSYLRLASERAGASGEAVGKAEAPTYTPTNEKVTRVVGRRGYKITFRTGSAELSPEGERELQELFDNLSINSLAVEVHGHTDNTGTAEANQQLSEDRAMAVKKYLEGRSASTFPQGRVRIFAHGATEPVESNRTEEGRSANRRVEVVIGN